The genome window ATTTATGTGATAAAAGTCTCAAGGCATGATCGAAGAACTTAGCGTCGCCGTAATAGTAAATGTCGTCACGATTTGTCGAGTTAATGTCTTCACCATCGATCCTCCTGTATTTTACACAAACAGGGACTATATCAACAACCGACCTCATTGCAGCAGTTATGAAAGGATTCTTAAATGGTAAAATCCCATCCCCATTTGATGTCGTTCCTTCAGGGAAAAGCACTACATTAAATCCATCATTTAATAGATCTGATATCAAATCAATCTCCTCCGACAGCTTTGTTCTATTCCTCCTTTCAACAAATACTGCACCTGCATACCTCGTTAGGGTCCCTAATAAAAATTCATCATTCAATTCAGAATTTGCCACAAATACAGACGGTACAAGTGAAAAAATTATGAATACATCAATATATGAAAGATGATTGGAAACGATCAGAAAGTTTTTTTCCTTTGTGGATAGATTATCAATATTCCTATACTTAACCTTTACACCAAATGCGAAGAGTAGGAGCCTTGTATGAAAAGAGGCGTTTTTAGAAAAAAACAGCAATTTTCTCCTACTATTTCCAATCAGCTTGTCTGCAATGAAAGAAATAATGAGGAAAGATACAACAATAAAAAAAACTGCAATGATTCTTATATACTTCCTAAACATCTACAGTTTTGTCTAAAAAATTTTGATATCGTACAAATTGCTTAATATTGATACAAATTTAATAGCTCTAGATATACGCCGTTATATGAACAACTTTTAAATACTATTGGATATAACTAGAAAAGCATTAAATGATATTGAAATAATAAGGATTTTTAATTGTTATGGCTCTAAGCTTTCCCGAGTCTTATATTTCTTCACAAACGATAAATTTAACTGCTCAAGGTCCAAAATCGTAAAGAAATCGGCACATCTAAATTTACAATCAAGAGCAGGCTCACCACAAACCTTTGAACCCATTCTTATGTAGCTTTTAAGAAGGGTTGGAATCAAATTTTTGATTTTATCCTCCTGT of Thermodesulfobacteriota bacterium contains these proteins:
- a CDS encoding lysophospholipid acyltransferase family protein, translating into MFRKYIRIIAVFFIVVSFLIISFIADKLIGNSRRKLLFFSKNASFHTRLLLFAFGVKVKYRNIDNLSTKEKNFLIVSNHLSYIDVFIIFSLVPSVFVANSELNDEFLLGTLTRYAGAVFVERRNRTKLSEEIDLISDLLNDGFNVVLFPEGTTSNGDGILPFKNPFITAAMRSVVDIVPVCVKYRRIDGEDINSTNRDDIYYYGDAKFFDHALRLLSHKSVDAEMLELEKIEVKPEHTRKELSNLAYKIISSAYLSS